CCCGCCGATCATTGGTTTTTCCAGCAATGGCTGGAAAGACAGCGTGCAAAATATCGTTCAGACCGGTGAGTTCGTCTGGAATCTGGCCACGGTTGAACTGGCGCAGGCGATGAATGAAACCTCCGCCACGCTCCCGCATGAGGAAGACGAATTTTCCTTTTCCGGCTTAACGCCCGTCGCCAGCCAGCTGGTGAAAGCGCCGCGCGTGGCGGAAAGCCCGGTGAATTTTGAATGTCGTCTGTCGCAGTGCATTCAGCTTACCGGCGCAGACGGTACGCCGATTGAAACCTGGCTGGTGCTGGGCGAAGTCGTCGGGGTTCATATCCGCGAAACGCTGCTGGAGGAGGGAATTTATCAGACCGCCAAAGCGAATCCGATTCTGCGCGCGGGTGGCCCAACCGCGTATTACTCGATAAGCGAAGCGCAGCGGTTTGACCTGGTGCGCCCGGATGCACGCAGCAGAGGCTGATTTTTTAACCCGGCACAGCGCCTGCGCCGGGTCAATTATCAGTAACCGACTTTATCGATGACGAACTGTTTGCCACAGTTGCCGGGATGCGGCTGCTCGGCAAACGACGCGGCAGACAGCGGAGCATTAATGGTCGCGGCGTTAAGGGAAATTTGCATCTCAGTCAGATAAGCGGGATTGCCGCTGCAGGTCAACTTAACGGCTTTGACTGACGCGTTACCCCAGCTTTTCGCGATGGCGCGATCAATGGTTTTACGGCTGACCGTTTTGCCGTAGTTATCTGCCAGCACTTTGCCCAACTCGCTGGCTTTCACTTCCTGATTCATGCGCACCATGGTGCCAAAATAGGCATCCGGGTCAAAACCAAAGCACACGCCGTGCTTGGCGTATTCGTAGCGTTCCAGACAAGAGTTACCGCCCGCGCCGGGCATCACACCACTCAGTTTTGCCGCAGATTCCAGCGACAGGCCAGTTTCGGCGGCTGCACATTTGCGGTTACCTCTGGCCTCGGGCATGTTAGGAAGAGGGCGTGTGGCGCAGCCGAAGCGCATCCATCGGCGGTCGTCTACGCCCCGTGCAGAGATGGATTTTGGCAGACTCGGCCAGAGGCCGTGAACCGTCAGGAAATCGGTTTTGGTTTTGCTCTCTTTTTGCAGACGACACTCATCAGGCTCGTTGCGATCGTGCTCGTGCATGCTCTGGCAAAATCCTGTTTGCCACGACAGGGCAAGAACATAGCGATCAAAATCGGCGTACTGGGTGGCCTGAAGCGGAGCTGATTCTACGGAGAACGCGCACAGCGCGAGGGCCGCCGCACTGAATCGACTAACGATATCCTTCCTGAACATGTGAATTCCTGACGATTTAACGCAAATTAATTCCAGGAACTTATTAAAGCACAAAAAGCGCCCGTAGGCGCTTTTGAGAAC
This sequence is a window from Enterobacter sp. 638. Protein-coding genes within it:
- a CDS encoding flavin reductase family protein translates to MYFYQPSQGHGLPHDPLNAIVGPRPIGWISSQDSEGRLNLAPYSFFNCFNYRPPIIGFSSNGWKDSVQNIVQTGEFVWNLATVELAQAMNETSATLPHEEDEFSFSGLTPVASQLVKAPRVAESPVNFECRLSQCIQLTGADGTPIETWLVLGEVVGVHIRETLLEEGIYQTAKANPILRAGGPTAYYSISEAQRFDLVRPDARSRG
- the rna gene encoding ribonuclease I; amino-acid sequence: MFRKDIVSRFSAAALALCAFSVESAPLQATQYADFDRYVLALSWQTGFCQSMHEHDRNEPDECRLQKESKTKTDFLTVHGLWPSLPKSISARGVDDRRWMRFGCATRPLPNMPEARGNRKCAAAETGLSLESAAKLSGVMPGAGGNSCLERYEYAKHGVCFGFDPDAYFGTMVRMNQEVKASELGKVLADNYGKTVSRKTIDRAIAKSWGNASVKAVKLTCSGNPAYLTEMQISLNAATINAPLSAASFAEQPHPGNCGKQFVIDKVGY